The proteins below are encoded in one region of Metabacillus dongyingensis:
- the nuoN gene encoding NADH-quinone oxidoreductase subunit NuoN, with translation MDMETLLSYKWSVMTPEFIILGTALLLSIIDLFMGDGKSRKWLGWIGFAGIAAAVISLAFMIGAKDAVILYDTFVLDSFAKAFKFILLLGAAIIFLLAIDYEPQEGLKERGEFYYLLLAALLGAMMMASSRDLITLFVGLELLSISSYILAGLRKKNLQSNESALKYVINGGISTAITLFGMSYMYGLTGTTSLTEMIPQLNALTESGYLYISGISFLLIFVGLSFKIATVPFHMWAPDVYEGAPTPVTAFLSAVSKTAGFIIILRLCLSVFGNIPDEDGMQSILVVYQGFIAILAAITMIVGNTVALRQKNIKRLLAYSSIAHAGYVLVGFVSFGGYFYFDAIWFYLLSYVIMNLGAFAIVQAVGRKTGSEDVTAFAGLYHRSPLAAIAVTIFLLSLAGLPGTAGFIGKITIFMNAFTNSTPQIVLASIMIATTVVSYFYYFGILTQVFFRKKETEEPFKWSAPLLIVTIICMIATVLLGIFPGAAFDFLNLNIS, from the coding sequence ATGGATATGGAAACCTTGCTCAGCTATAAATGGAGTGTCATGACACCGGAGTTCATCATTCTCGGGACGGCACTGCTGCTGTCTATTATTGATCTTTTTATGGGAGACGGCAAAAGCCGTAAATGGCTCGGATGGATAGGTTTTGCCGGTATTGCGGCTGCAGTAATAAGTCTTGCTTTCATGATTGGTGCAAAGGACGCAGTTATTCTTTATGACACCTTTGTTCTGGATTCCTTTGCAAAAGCGTTCAAATTCATCTTACTGCTTGGAGCAGCGATTATTTTCCTGCTGGCAATTGATTATGAACCCCAGGAAGGCTTGAAAGAGCGGGGAGAATTCTATTACTTGCTGCTAGCAGCGCTTCTTGGAGCCATGATGATGGCATCAAGCCGGGATTTAATCACCTTATTTGTCGGGCTTGAGCTGCTGTCCATTTCTTCTTATATACTTGCTGGATTACGCAAGAAAAATCTGCAATCAAATGAATCTGCCCTGAAATATGTGATAAACGGCGGTATCTCAACGGCCATTACCTTATTCGGGATGAGCTATATGTATGGTCTGACTGGCACAACAAGTCTGACAGAAATGATTCCGCAGCTGAATGCCTTAACAGAATCAGGCTATCTCTATATCTCGGGAATCTCTTTCTTGCTCATTTTTGTCGGTTTATCCTTTAAGATCGCAACGGTTCCTTTTCACATGTGGGCACCGGATGTATACGAAGGGGCACCGACACCTGTCACAGCTTTTCTGAGTGCCGTTTCAAAAACAGCCGGTTTTATTATCATCCTCAGATTATGTCTGTCTGTCTTTGGAAACATTCCGGATGAAGACGGTATGCAATCAATACTAGTGGTCTATCAAGGCTTTATCGCCATTTTAGCTGCGATTACGATGATCGTCGGCAATACGGTCGCCCTGAGGCAGAAAAACATCAAACGCCTGCTTGCGTATTCGTCCATTGCACATGCTGGATATGTGCTTGTCGGCTTCGTGTCATTCGGCGGCTACTTTTACTTTGACGCCATCTGGTTTTATTTATTATCGTACGTCATCATGAATCTCGGCGCTTTTGCGATTGTCCAGGCAGTCGGAAGAAAAACAGGCTCAGAGGATGTCACAGCCTTTGCAGGTCTGTATCACCGTTCACCGCTAGCAGCAATCGCCGTCACCATCTTTTTGTTATCGCTTGCCGGACTCCCTGGTACGGCAGGCTTTATCGGGAAAATCACCATCTTCATGAATGCATTTACCAACAGCACGCCGCAGATTGTTCTTGCATCCATCATGATTGCGACTACCGTTGTCTCGTACTTTTATTACTTCGGCATTCTCACTCAGGTCTTTTTCAGGAAAAAAGAAACCGAGGAGCCATTTAAATGGAGTGCACCGCTTCTGATCGTGACCATCATCTGTATGATTGCAACCGTGCTGCTTGGGATTTTCCCAGGTGCGGCTTTTGATTTTCTGAATTTAAATATTTCATAA
- a CDS encoding complex I subunit 4 family protein, whose translation MTSILLTALVFSPVLGIIVLAFMKKDQESSLKLVGFLATLPAVLLSGIMFAQYQIGNDLARFAENHEWIAFGQYHDMQPGVFTVDYELAMDGFSLIMVLLTSILAALAAAASFSIKKNWKSYFMLLLLLEVGMLGVFMAQNLILFFIFFEITLIPMFFLIGKWGFMAREKAAYQFLLYNGFGSAILLIVIILLFSKTGTTNLALLSQLLNTPDVQLIGPISEDFKLGLMIALIIAFGVKLPIFPLHTWMLRVHVQAPPPIVMLHSGILLKIGAFGLIKFGLGLFPNEFSKLSTILIILGLVNLLYGAFLALIQNEFRMVLAYSSISHMGIVLIGLGALNEAGIQGAIFQVVSHGLISALLFFLVGVLIERTQTTQLDQLSGLSKAMPLATGFLLAGAMASLGLPGMSGFISELTAFMGVFDQHPELGAIGAIGIILTAAYLLRAVLSITFGAEKKSEHVHVDMKWYEIIPVLVLLFFIILIGVYPNGLSVPLQLTIETIMKGIGG comes from the coding sequence ATGACATCCATTCTGCTCACGGCCCTTGTTTTCTCGCCTGTACTTGGAATCATCGTTCTTGCTTTTATGAAAAAAGACCAGGAATCATCGTTAAAACTTGTCGGGTTTCTTGCGACTTTGCCTGCTGTCCTTTTATCTGGAATCATGTTTGCACAATATCAGATAGGCAATGACCTCGCCCGATTTGCCGAGAATCACGAATGGATTGCGTTTGGGCAATACCATGACATGCAGCCTGGCGTGTTTACAGTTGATTACGAGCTTGCTATGGACGGCTTTTCGCTGATTATGGTTCTGCTCACATCAATTCTTGCGGCTCTCGCTGCAGCGGCCTCTTTTTCCATTAAAAAGAACTGGAAAAGCTACTTTATGCTTCTGCTTCTTCTTGAAGTCGGCATGCTCGGCGTCTTTATGGCACAGAATCTGATTCTTTTCTTCATCTTTTTTGAAATTACGCTGATTCCGATGTTTTTCCTTATTGGAAAATGGGGCTTCATGGCCCGTGAAAAAGCAGCTTATCAATTTTTGCTTTATAACGGATTTGGGTCGGCTATTCTGCTGATTGTGATCATCCTGCTCTTTTCAAAAACAGGGACAACTAATCTTGCCCTGCTGAGCCAATTGCTGAATACGCCTGACGTTCAGCTGATCGGGCCAATCTCAGAGGATTTTAAGCTTGGATTAATGATTGCTCTCATCATTGCATTTGGAGTGAAGCTTCCAATCTTCCCGCTGCATACGTGGATGCTGAGAGTGCATGTTCAGGCTCCGCCGCCCATTGTCATGCTTCATTCAGGAATTCTTCTGAAAATAGGTGCATTCGGTTTAATTAAATTCGGCCTTGGCTTATTCCCAAACGAATTTTCAAAGCTAAGCACCATTTTAATCATACTTGGGCTTGTGAATCTACTGTATGGAGCCTTTTTGGCGCTCATTCAAAATGAATTCAGAATGGTGCTTGCCTATTCGAGTATTTCACATATGGGCATCGTGCTCATCGGACTTGGTGCACTAAATGAAGCTGGTATACAGGGGGCGATCTTTCAGGTCGTTTCACACGGACTAATTTCTGCGCTGCTGTTCTTCTTAGTGGGAGTATTAATCGAACGAACTCAAACAACTCAATTGGATCAGCTTTCAGGCTTATCGAAAGCCATGCCGCTTGCTACAGGCTTTTTATTGGCAGGTGCAATGGCTTCGCTTGGATTGCCGGGAATGTCCGGTTTCATCAGTGAACTGACGGCGTTCATGGGGGTCTTCGATCAGCATCCGGAGCTTGGGGCAATCGGGGCAATCGGCATCATTTTGACCGCCGCTTATCTTTTGAGGGCTGTTCTTTCAATTACCTTTGGAGCCGAAAAAAAATCAGAGCATGTGCACGTTGATATGAAGTGGTATGAGATTATCCCGGTACTCGTGCTGCTGTTTTTCATTATTTTGATTGGTGTCTATCCGAATGGACTTTCCGTTCCACTGCAGCTGACAATTGAAACCATCATGAAAGGGATAGGGGGGTGA
- the nuoL gene encoding NADH-quinone oxidoreductase subunit L, translating into MMPYAWMIPLFPLVSFLVLLLFGKRLREGSANVGSTLMLFAFAGSLAVLFERFTQPTFKAETVWLTIGDFELTAGFEINQLNALMLVIVSLVSLAVHIYSKGYMHGDERFPVFYAYLGLFTFSMLGLVMTTNLLQLYIFWELVGVGSFLLIGFYFYKEEAKAAAKKAFIMTRIGDVGLFIGMLLLFWQVGSFEYDQIFASVADGKVPLDLITLISLLIFIGAIGKSGQFPLHSWLPDAMEGPTPVSALIHAATMVAAGVYLVALMYPLFAASETALQVVAAIGAFTAIFAASIGLVQKDIKRVLAYSTVSQLGYMMLALGSAGYVAGVFHLMTHAFFKALLFLAAGSVIHAVHTQNIDEMGGLWKKLKFTGPLFLIGTLAISGVPLFSGFFSKDEILIAAWTHGNPVLFWLALIAAFFTAFYMFRLFFLVFTGRPKTELSRVKESPSNMLIPMSILAALAIFSGYSNTPWFGTFLGDWLTEGSPQLGHGHIEGPMWIMFAATAVSLLGILLAYMMYSKQSISPEKIRSRVPMIHSVLKNKYFIDELYGMTIIWLTNTISVFCKYLEKFLVEGAVKGVAGIVRSAGALGSKMQNGQVQMYGTVAFVGLAILLVLYAVTGGNFL; encoded by the coding sequence ATGATGCCATATGCCTGGATGATCCCGCTGTTCCCGCTTGTCTCATTCCTCGTGCTGCTCCTGTTCGGCAAACGTCTGAGGGAGGGCAGCGCTAATGTCGGGAGCACTCTTATGCTTTTCGCATTTGCGGGCTCGCTCGCTGTATTGTTCGAGCGATTTACACAGCCAACCTTTAAAGCGGAAACCGTGTGGCTCACAATTGGCGATTTTGAGCTGACAGCGGGCTTTGAAATCAATCAATTAAATGCCTTAATGCTGGTGATCGTTTCGCTTGTAAGCTTGGCTGTACATATATATTCAAAAGGATATATGCATGGGGACGAACGCTTTCCTGTTTTTTATGCGTATCTCGGTTTATTTACCTTCAGCATGCTCGGACTTGTCATGACGACAAACCTGCTTCAGCTCTATATCTTCTGGGAACTCGTCGGAGTCGGATCATTCTTATTGATCGGTTTTTATTTTTATAAAGAAGAAGCAAAGGCAGCTGCAAAAAAAGCCTTTATCATGACCAGAATCGGGGATGTCGGTCTGTTCATCGGCATGCTCCTGCTCTTTTGGCAGGTTGGCAGCTTCGAATATGACCAGATCTTTGCAAGTGTCGCAGATGGCAAGGTGCCGCTTGATTTGATCACCCTGATCAGTCTTTTAATCTTCATCGGGGCGATTGGAAAATCAGGTCAGTTTCCGCTCCATTCCTGGCTTCCGGATGCGATGGAAGGTCCGACGCCTGTTTCTGCCCTCATTCATGCGGCGACAATGGTAGCGGCCGGTGTTTATTTAGTGGCTCTCATGTATCCGCTATTTGCCGCAAGTGAAACGGCCCTTCAGGTTGTCGCAGCAATTGGAGCCTTCACGGCTATTTTTGCTGCAAGCATCGGGCTTGTGCAAAAAGACATCAAACGCGTGCTTGCGTATTCTACTGTCAGTCAGCTTGGCTACATGATGCTTGCCCTTGGTTCTGCAGGCTATGTCGCCGGTGTTTTCCATTTAATGACACATGCCTTTTTTAAAGCCCTGCTGTTTCTCGCAGCGGGCAGTGTGATTCATGCTGTTCATACACAAAACATTGATGAGATGGGCGGCTTGTGGAAAAAGCTGAAGTTCACGGGACCGCTGTTTCTAATCGGGACGCTTGCTATAAGCGGTGTCCCGCTCTTCTCAGGATTTTTCAGTAAAGATGAAATCCTGATTGCGGCGTGGACACATGGAAATCCTGTCCTTTTCTGGCTGGCACTGATTGCCGCCTTCTTCACCGCCTTTTATATGTTCCGGCTCTTCTTTCTCGTTTTCACCGGACGTCCGAAAACAGAGCTTTCAAGAGTAAAAGAATCCCCGTCCAATATGCTGATTCCAATGAGTATCCTAGCCGCGCTCGCCATTTTTTCAGGCTACAGCAACACGCCCTGGTTCGGCACATTTCTTGGAGACTGGCTGACGGAAGGTTCGCCGCAGCTTGGGCACGGCCACATTGAAGGGCCAATGTGGATTATGTTCGCGGCAACCGCTGTTTCTCTGCTTGGCATCTTGCTTGCTTACATGATGTACAGCAAACAATCGATCTCTCCTGAAAAAATAAGATCGCGGGTGCCAATGATTCATTCAGTGCTTAAAAACAAATATTTCATTGATGAACTCTACGGAATGACGATCATATGGCTCACGAATACAATCAGCGTCTTCTGCAAGTACCTCGAAAAATTCTTGGTTGAGGGTGCTGTAAAAGGAGTGGCAGGGATTGTCCGGTCAGCAGGAGCCTTGGGATCGAAAATGCAGAACGGGCAGGTGCAGATGTATGGAACCGTTGCTTTTGTCGGACTCGCTATTTTACTTGTTCTATATGCAGTAACAGGGGGGAACTTCTTATGA
- the nuoK gene encoding NADH-quinone oxidoreductase subunit NuoK has product MSSIPLSAFLVLAMILFCIGLYGALTKRNTVIVLISIELMLNAANINLVAFSKYGVVPDITGQVFSLFTITIAAAEAAVGLAILFALYRNRRSVNIDDYHSMKH; this is encoded by the coding sequence ATGAGCTCGATTCCATTATCCGCCTTTCTTGTTCTCGCGATGATTCTTTTTTGCATCGGTCTGTACGGAGCCCTTACGAAACGTAATACGGTCATCGTGCTTATTTCGATCGAACTTATGCTGAATGCTGCCAACATTAATCTGGTTGCATTCAGCAAATACGGAGTCGTTCCGGACATTACCGGGCAGGTTTTTTCTCTTTTTACGATCACGATCGCAGCAGCAGAGGCGGCCGTTGGACTTGCCATCCTATTTGCCCTGTACCGCAACCGTAGATCTGTCAATATTGACGACTATCATTCTATGAAGCACTAA
- a CDS encoding NADH-quinone oxidoreductase subunit J: MTGEYVAFVGLAMVAIGGGILMLNVTKVVHMVVSLVFTFVSIAGLYVLLSAEFVAAVQILIYSGAITIIMLFGIMLTRHEDEEQSTAGNGRKLITFLGIAAFALVMYLGIYDLKLGEPTANLHVKNTEQIGISLYSHFVIPFELTSVLLLVALVGAIILAKKDEKEEEKK, encoded by the coding sequence ATAACCGGAGAGTATGTAGCCTTTGTCGGACTCGCAATGGTGGCAATCGGGGGCGGCATTCTCATGCTGAATGTGACAAAAGTGGTTCATATGGTCGTATCGCTGGTGTTTACGTTCGTGAGTATTGCCGGTTTATATGTTCTTCTCTCCGCCGAATTTGTCGCAGCTGTCCAAATCTTAATCTACTCGGGTGCAATAACGATCATCATGCTGTTTGGCATTATGCTCACGCGTCATGAGGACGAGGAACAATCCACAGCGGGCAACGGAAGAAAGCTCATTACATTTCTTGGAATCGCTGCGTTTGCGCTCGTGATGTATCTTGGAATCTATGATCTAAAGCTCGGTGAGCCGACTGCCAATCTGCATGTGAAAAATACGGAGCAAATCGGAATCTCCCTTTATTCACATTTCGTCATTCCATTTGAGCTTACATCTGTTTTATTGCTTGTCGCACTGGTCGGTGCCATCATACTGGCGAAAAAAGATGAGAAGGAGGAGGAGAAAAAATGA
- the nuoI gene encoding NADH-quinone oxidoreductase subunit NuoI has product MRGLAKGLTYTLNNLTKKKVTYDYPNDALALPDRFRGIQKFYPEKCIVCNQCANICPTDCIELTGKKHPDPAKKGKIIDTYDINFEICILCDLCTEVCPTEAIVMTNNFELAEYSRDQLFKNLEWLDENDENIREENKV; this is encoded by the coding sequence ATGCGAGGTTTAGCAAAAGGTTTAACGTATACCCTGAACAACTTGACGAAGAAAAAAGTGACGTATGATTACCCGAATGATGCACTGGCTCTGCCTGACAGGTTCCGGGGCATTCAGAAGTTTTATCCGGAGAAGTGCATTGTCTGCAATCAGTGTGCGAATATCTGTCCGACGGATTGCATTGAGCTGACAGGCAAGAAACATCCGGATCCGGCGAAAAAAGGGAAAATCATTGATACGTATGATATCAACTTTGAAATTTGCATCTTGTGCGATCTCTGCACAGAGGTTTGCCCGACAGAGGCAATCGTTATGACGAATAACTTTGAGCTTGCGGAGTACAGCCGCGATCAGCTTTTTAAAAATCTCGAGTGGCTGGATGAAAATGATGAGAACATCAGGGAGGAGAATAAGGTGTGA
- the nuoH gene encoding NADH-quinone oxidoreductase subunit NuoH, translating into MVEGLLQSSPGIGNFAIFFGLATAFLFVVLGFVTYGILAERKVMGFMQGRIGPNQVGGKWGLLQTVADVLKLLIKEDTIPKLADRPLFILAPVIAFAPAFIVLSTIPFTDAFQFADLGVGLLFYIAISGLTTIGIVTGGWASNNKYSLLGGMRAAAQMISYEIPLVMSVIGVVLLSGSLNLNTIVDAQEDVWFIFLQPIGFLIFLIASVAELNRTPFDLPEAESELVAGYHVEYSGFRWAFFMLSEYVYFFAMASLTTVLFLGGWHPVAFLDFIPGAIWFGLKFSVVIFTLIWFRVTFPRIRADQLMEFGWKVLLPVALANIFITAIVKEIFFK; encoded by the coding sequence ATGGTGGAAGGCTTGCTTCAATCATCGCCGGGCATAGGCAACTTTGCGATATTCTTTGGGCTTGCAACAGCATTTCTGTTCGTCGTCCTTGGTTTCGTCACCTATGGCATTCTGGCAGAGCGCAAAGTGATGGGATTTATGCAGGGACGGATCGGCCCTAACCAGGTAGGGGGCAAATGGGGTCTGCTGCAGACTGTGGCAGATGTTTTAAAGCTTCTGATAAAAGAAGACACGATTCCGAAGCTTGCTGACAGACCATTGTTTATTCTCGCTCCTGTCATCGCTTTTGCTCCGGCTTTCATCGTTCTATCAACGATTCCGTTTACTGACGCTTTTCAGTTTGCAGATTTAGGTGTCGGGCTGCTTTTTTACATCGCCATATCGGGTTTAACCACGATTGGCATTGTAACAGGAGGATGGGCTTCGAATAACAAATACTCTCTGCTCGGCGGGATGCGCGCAGCGGCGCAAATGATTTCCTATGAAATCCCTCTTGTCATGTCGGTCATCGGGGTTGTCCTGTTATCAGGGAGTCTGAACTTAAATACGATTGTAGATGCACAAGAGGACGTCTGGTTTATTTTCCTCCAGCCGATCGGGTTTCTAATTTTCCTGATTGCTTCTGTGGCAGAGTTAAACAGAACCCCGTTTGACTTGCCTGAAGCGGAATCAGAGCTTGTTGCCGGTTATCATGTCGAGTATTCCGGCTTCCGCTGGGCATTCTTCATGCTGTCGGAATATGTGTATTTTTTCGCTATGGCTTCCTTAACAACGGTTTTATTTTTAGGCGGCTGGCATCCGGTTGCATTTCTTGATTTCATCCCTGGCGCAATCTGGTTCGGCCTCAAATTCAGTGTGGTCATCTTCACACTCATCTGGTTCCGCGTCACATTCCCGCGGATCCGTGCCGATCAGCTGATGGAATTCGGATGGAAAGTGCTGCTCCCGGTCGCACTCGCGAATATATTCATAACGGCGATTGTGAAGGAGATTTTCTTTAAATAG